The following nucleotide sequence is from Paroedura picta isolate Pp20150507F chromosome 1, Ppicta_v3.0, whole genome shotgun sequence.
AGCCTACCAGTCAAGATCATCTTCTTACGACCTAGACCCTATGTCCCTTCTTCCAGAGGTGATACAGgtttttttcagtggtggcacttcACCTTTGGAATATCTTTATCCATATCTTTATCCATGATGTTCACCTCACACTAACCTCACTTTCCTTTAAGCATCAGgacaaaatatttcttttcacCCGGGCTTCTGGGGGATattctcctttttctctcttaGGCTTCTAGCCTAAGGAACTTCTATTAGTATCATCTCACGCTATGCAATCTTTGTTTCATGCCTTGACTTGTTTTTAATAGCCTTGCTTTAGTTTGAAAAAGGGTGAGCTCTGAAAAGTGCAGAGATCTAATATAGTTAGAAACTGCTTTTAGAGAACTTCAGAGTCAATTAAAAACATAAGACAAATCCTAGTGTTTAaagagaagggggttgggtaCTGGAACAAGTGTAACAGCTTTCTGGAAACCAAAGGAATCAGAGAACACTCAATGAAAGTGTGTTGAAGAGTTtgaggaaaacactggaacaaaagtctCTCAACATAAaaatttaagtcactgtgaaaatcTTAAATCAGCCTggaacataagaactaaagtctatgCATGTGCTGAtttttacctcagaaatgttCAACCCAATTTCGTGTGACCTTTCATCtctattaaataaaatatttttgaatttcaaaatgccttgagtgccatttGTTTAAATTTAAGGGGAGCATCCATTCCTTCCCTCAAGTTCCTAgactgagccaacagccaaaatattatactgttacAGGATGGAACAATAATAATTCTTTAGGGAGGAACAAAACAGATAAGTAGGGTGGCTCAGTTACAGAAGTCACCTTGCCTCCCCTTCTTGCTGTAACACACtgatccccacccccaatttattACTCAAAATATGTTCTTCATTTAGCTTGAGCTGTATCACTTGATTATTCTGAATATGTATCAACGATCTCTCACCTTTAAAAGAATCCAGGATATACAGGTGAAAGGTGTGCTCATCTCTAGTAGCATTCCCATCAAGGGTATATAATGCCCAGATTTTGTGTTGATCACCAGACCAGAAAAGCCAAAAAAGGCAAGCAAATGATGAACAACTAGAAATAAATCAAATGTTCTGAAAGCAGCATTAGATACATGAACAGCTACATTTTCAAGCAAAAAGAAGCCAGAGGCTATTAGGCAGTTGAACCAGCTCCACTCCTGCTGGGAATGCACTTTGTCAACTTGAAAAACTGGATCCAGAAGCAAGGCCCATAAACCAGCAACACAGCTCTGAATACCAAACACACCTCGTGTGGCAGCCAGATTCCAGAAGACTTTCTCCTTTGCTGGCAAGGCACGGTAACTGATGCTCATCCATGAAGACAGGTAGTGGGAGAGAAAAAATACTCCCAGGTAAATGAAAAAGCCAGCCACCACTAATTTCAGGCGAACTTCCCACAAAACATAATCCCAGGCAAAAACAGATCTGGATGCCACATCACCTTCTTGAACCATGTTTTCAGTTTATGTTGCAAACCACTTTGTGGGAATTTGAGAGGAACCACAGGTTGGATCTGTTTAAGGAACTTGAACTTCTGCCTTTACATTGACCAATGACCAAATCCACTTTGCCACCTGCAAAAAAAAAGTACAGATATTTTGTGGCAAAATGTGTGTatatttaaatccagagactaCACCCAgatattaattatttattcatttatttagatttttataccaccattctctacggctctgggcggtttacataaaacattttggaacatttacatagaacactatcaaaatcaatatagcagtataacaataacaacaacaatactagaACAATGGACAAGAACAGATCTTTCTCCAATCCCAAGAAAagtctcaggtttgcagaaaaatatgaaaacacacacacaaaaattggggGTTAACTCCCCTTTCCGATAATAGAACCATGgttccaacctttttcaggtcaccctccccccccccggttcctccAACATGACCCAATAAAAAGCACTATTCAGAATATCTGTTTGCATGACCCACTAAGGGCAataacataaaaattaaaaacaggaacAACTAATTAcacagaacaaaggttgagtctgcttgcaccttaagaccaacaaagtttaattgctGGCCTAAAACATTTAActgtgggtataagctttcgtgtctATGCTCACTTGGCCAGAAACTTGGCAACCCACATGAATATTTCATAATACAATTAAAACTTTTTAGATTTGGTGAACCTGACCCAGTGATACCAGCTTTTCAAAGTATGATTGACAGTAAATTTAGCAAGAATCTTAGTTGCCACATTTAGTAACTACTTAAATTCTTAATATACAGTAATTCTTAATATGATGGATAGGCTTGATGAAGTGATACCAGTGTCCCAATGCCTGGTTTAAAGTCACTTAGCAGGATCCTTAAATCACCACATTCAGTATTCTGGAGTCTATTTCCTTGTGTAGAAAATAGTTGGATGACTACTATACCCCGCCTAGGGATGGATGGCTGCAGAAAATGGGGTTATGCTACCAATCTTGCCTTAGATTGCTGATTTTTAATGTCCTGTTGACGTTGTTGTGGGACTAGATGGGGTATGAGGTTTTATGTTTTATAGGGAtagggattttatattgtaacctgccacgagtctctagagagtggtgggctaaaacctaatacatacatacaaaccacCTTCCACCAATGGGGGACAGGCAACTTGCTACCACATGACTTGCGTGACTCAAGCAGCAAGTTCAGTTCAAcagcagcctcccctcccccacaaaagtcAGTGTGGGGAGTCTCAGGCTGGGATCTGAGAACTCGCTGGGTTCTGTAGGGCCCACAAGACAGAGCTCTGCTGCCAagcgtttggctgaggccagggcagtgactgGTAAAGACATCTGTGGATCCCTCCCCATATATGTGATCCACCCTGGGTGGACAGGATTAGGTGAACATCGATGCTTATCTGGCTGGAACAGTGATTGGGTCGATGAATGCCGTCATCTTTCTCTTGATGTCATTTTTAGTACTTGTATaactgggggttttatggggttttatgttgtaTTTTACTGGTTTTTATGTGTAAACCTTCCCGAGACGGCTTGCCATGAGGGACAGTATAAAAGTATGaacataaattaattaattaataaaactcCTCTCCAACATGGAAGCTTATTGATAACATTGAGCCAGTTATTCTCagactaacttacctcacagggtttttgggaggataaaatgtcGGAGAATGTGggcattttaaaagtttaaaaacttatgtcagctgaatggcaaagcgctaaattttttCGCACTTctgagcccctcctcaccttttcatgtgtctcaccctccacaactgctactggaaatggcagaagaaagcaacacgCCTTATACACATtgcgcttccacctgtcaatcaatgcaggcaaccaatcccctttctccatatttccaatgccccccccccccgggtatgaGTAGTACATTGACGACATCCTTCCTCACCCTTTCTGTAGTAAGGGATGGGTTGGGGAatgtttttgtcttttaatggggggtttataagactttgtaacctgccaccagtCAATttggaagtggcggggaataaattgaaataacaacaacaacaacaacaacaatttttaaaggtcaaacgatgcctgctaatttttaaatgcatagtgctttttgaatgccaccaactagcattttaaaatggaggatgtagccagctggttactgcccagatgctggatgttggcgatgtcatatggaggggatagaatataatgactacatttaACGCATGCAGAGATGCCCTAGACATTGCTATGAGTCTTTATTGCAGAGAAAGCCACTGAAACTTTCAAGACTGGTAGCTGTGTTAGTTCCTCTGTAGtagcagaaaagaacaagggtccaggaacaccttaaaagactaaaaaaaaaaaagtggcaatcttctgttagtctttaaggtgctgctggactcctgctctttcctACATAACAATTTCAGCTGCCCCTTTCCAGTCCTATACGACTTTCCTTGTAGATATATTCTAAAGCAACCTCCTTGCAGATATATACAAAGCTACTAAAATACTAACTTCCAGTCATTTCGGTAATCCCTAGTATAtaaattgtctccccccccccggagctgaTAGTATCATGGAATGTGCCACAACAACCCAAAATCTCTTTTCCATTTAAGTTGCCAGCGATTTAGGCCCCACCAGTGAATATGCAGTCAATAGTTATATACAGGTCTACAGAAAACAGTAACCAAGGTTAGTAGTCCAAGTGAGTAGATAAAGCAGCTATAGAGACAGTTAAACCAGAAACATTTGAACCAGGCTGCTGTAAAGAGTCATTTCCACCACCAGACATGACTGCTTTCGGTTCTTAGTTAATGAATTGAAAAACAACAAACAAGATAGTCCTATCCAAGTTGAAGATTAACAAACCGAGATTTGAGGTTCAGCAGACTGCACACCTGGACCTAGAAAACTCAGGCTAGGgatcacatcagatcttggaagccaaataGGGTTGGctttggtcaatatttggataggagaccaccaaggaatacctgggCCAGGTTGCAGAgccaggcactggcaaagcacctctgaatccctcttgctttgaaaatcctactgGGTCACCATATATCAGCTGCTACTTCAtggcaaaagagaaagagagagattacaACAGCATCTAGTGAAATATGTTCCAGAATTCCTTCCCTTTACCATTTCCATGATGTATGTTAAAATGAAGCTTTGCAATAAAAGAGAGTCTAGTGGTGCCGGAATTATTGTTTTAACAAAATTTCCTCCAcaagcatttgccttttttcccAGACGCAACAAATGAATCTTCATTAGGTAGGCCTTTTACAGAGGGAGAACAACAATAAACAGCAAGTCAGGTACAGTGTGAACTGTAGTGACGCACAATTCAAATCCACtcaagcagaagaaaaataaaggcCCTTCACTAGTTTTTCTCACCTAGCATCTGTACCTGATGGGAGGGGGCTTTTGCACAGCagcacagcatctgcttggcaggcagaaggtcgcAGGTCCGAACCCTGGCATCGCCAAATAAAAGGATCCGGTAGGAGCTGATGGGAaaaactctgcctgagaccctggagactgCTGCAAGTCTGACGAGACAACACTGAACTTGATGGATTAAGGtcaccagatccaggctgggaaactcctgaacatttggagatggaacctggggaggggggccacaGTGGGCACAGTGCCAccgagtctgccctccaaagcatccattttctccagggaaacggatctctgtactctggagaggagctgtaatgccAGGAAATCCTCAGGGTGATGGAGTGAGGGGTGACAAATTTCTCTAACTTTGGCCCAGACAGTAGAAACTGGATAAGACTTTGGCTTCcaggattgtttttaaaatcagaaggcCTAGCTTGCAGGTGAGTATATACTTGGCTGGCTTTTGGAATGCTGTTTTAGATAATCTTGAGGAAGGAGGATCCCTAGAGCCAATGTTGATGTTATGGTTATGTTGAATTGACCTAATCTCAAGGCCAAAGGAAGAAGTTACGCTTGCTTATGTAAACCACTGGAGGCTGGACGGGAGGGGGAGACACAGCAGCAGCTTTTCAGAACCCGTCAGCAACTTTTCGAGGGCCAGCTCGGTGGCCGCAGGGTGGTCCCGTGGGATGCTTGACCCTTAAGGCCatcccctctccctgcctccaatGTAATCGTATTGTCCTCTGCCCAGGAACGTTTTGGGGATCCATCCCACCTGTGTCTATTCGTATTTctattcttctgcagttgaataaaaatcataaaaggttgtCCAGCCTAGTAGTCATTGTATTCGGGTATTGTCCACCTGGCAAGCAACCGTAGAAGGCCCAGCCAAGGCCCCAGGCCATCACGGGCACCCCATGTGTTCAGCTAACACCCCCAgcgaacctccccccccccaattccaacTCTtcaattcaaggggggggggcgtgaaaTAAGTCCACCCCAACGGCGTTTACCGGCCTCTCTCTTCGTCACCTTCGGCCAGCAGTTTTGAGAAGCGGGCGGGCGTCGGGGCAGAAACCTGAAAAGGGAGCGGCGACCTCAAGAAGCCCGAGAGCGAAGGCGGCGAGCAAGTTTCCACCGGGGCGGCCCTGCGTCCCCCCGCAGCCGCCTTGCCGGAGAgaagggaaccccccaccccacccgacccTTTCGAGCCTCTTCCCCGCGACCATCTTGCAAGGCGACTCCCtcgcccggcggcggcggcggctggggtGGAGGCAAAGCGGACCTACCGGCCAGGCGGCGCCCAGGCGAGAGGCCGCCGCGTTGCTGCTCCTGCTGCGGGTCACGCGCCCTGCTGAACTGGCGAGCGGCTGCCTTCGCCTCGGCCGAGCCGGGACTCCTTCCCCATCCCGGCGCCAGAGTCGCCCCGGTCAGGGCCCACTTCCTCGCGCCTGCCTGGCGCCGCCCCGCGCTCAGGACGAACCGCTGCGCTCTCCcgcacggagggagggagggagggaaaggacgcCGTTGCACAACGCGTCTGACTAGTGCCGGCAGGGACTCCGAGCACCCCTTTGGGTTTTAAACAGTTACGCACGGCGTGGCCCAGGAAAGGCGGCGCGTGACGAAAGGGGGACGCCTCCCTCCGCGGGGCACGGGCAGGGCACTAGGACCGAGCCGCGCCGCAGGTCGCTGCACAGGAAACCGCTTGGGAAGCGCGGCGCGTGACGCAGCTCGCGAGGCTCTCTGGCGTCCCCCAACAGAGCTGCTGGGAGGGCGTCGGGGCTGTTTCCCTGCCCCAGGGCCTTGCCCGAGACGTGGTACTGCCTGGCTCAGTAACCCTCCAGAGGAGCCAGCCGCAAACTTTGTTTAATTGCTGTAAGCAAATAATTAGGTACTTCTTCGGGATGTTCACCAAGTCCTTAAAACGATAACATTCGATATGTAGCCCAGCTGCTGAGTACTTGTATGTAAATATGTTATTTGAAACGTCAATCGCCTCGAGACTCTCTCATTCATATGTATATGAACCTGTATATTGTGTCTGCCGGGTGTGGGTAAAAGCCAGATCTAGATGATTTCAAATGGATCCTCATTAATTTATATGGTTTTTatattgaaatgaaataaaacatccTGTATGGTGTCTTAGACTATAGACAGCAGCACAAAAATCATTCATCCACCACATTGCGGCACCATGATGGGGCAAAAATGTGGTTAAAATACATGAATCCTCAATATGTTTGCACTGGGCCGtcccaaggtaaaggtaaaggtatcccctgtgcaagcaccgagtcatgtctgacccttggggtgacgctctctagcgttttcttggcagactcaatacggggtggtttgccagtgccttccccagtcattaccgtttaccccccagcaaagctgggtactcattttaccgacctcggaaggatggaaggctgagtcaaccttgagccggctgctgggattgaactcctagcctcatgggtaaagctttcagacagctgccttaccactctgcgccacaagaggctcttaccggCCATCCCAAACTCACCATAAAATCACTACTTCTATCGATagccacagcatacaccacaaaaatcagatCCACACCATCATGGCCAAGCCACAAGGCCACATGTTTCCAAATAtgtggatcctcagggtttttgcagcCAGTCATCCCAAACTCACCTTAAAAGCAGCTCTTCTATCAATAGCTACAGCACCCACTACAAAAATCATGGATCCAAACCTTTCTGGTCACACCGTGAAGCAAAAACAGGGTCCCAAAGGtcagatcctcatggatcctcagtATTTTTTCATCCAGTCACTCCATCTCACTTTAAGATCACCTCTTCTATCAATAGCCACAGCACACACCACAAAAATCATAGATCCAGATCTACATGGCAACACCAGGGAGCAAAAAGATAGTTCTGAAGCATGGATACACACGGATCCTTTGGTTTTTTGCATCCGGTCACCCCATACTCACCATTGAATCTCTCATCGTGTCTATGGCCATAGCTTGCACCCCAAAAATCATGAATCCACGCCATCCTGAGGTCAGCATGGATCAAAAGCAAGGTGTTCCAAAGCACAGATCCCCATGGATATGTGGAGTTCTACCCCAAAATTGTTTCCCAATCGCATCTTACAGCTATGGGTATGGACACTCTTAGCACCACAGAAATCTCCAAATTCACCTctcaacaccgcccgcggcgccatgggcgccgcggactaaataatgcagtaaggggttctggggcgggatgtgtccaggatgaggaagggtccggattggacccttcctccggacaatcggagggaccaatcggcaggcgtgaagcgcctgctgattggtccctctgatttccagccccagcaactgcgagccgcgcgcagcacagctcacagttgctcctttgccagcggcctgatgcggcgagaggggAGGCCTCGCCGACCGAGGGAGCCCTCGCCGACAGCCTGCCGCCAAGGAGCACCCGCAAGACAGTAAgtacctagtgcccgctgtattagtcatacagcgggcttgattactagtctctaatataaaaagctaaggcctaggtggcagagagtgggcggggccagttgTACCTTTCAGTTGGCCCAAATATTGGACTGGTCCCACCTCCtggactttggaccaatagggaagTGACACAGcctgaccccctccccagcctgaccaggggcaatctggcaagctcgCAGCCAGTTTGTCCCTGGCTACTGATTctgttaacttaggcagattgtgagtaggtgggcagaagggactgtgtcagtgcttgtggccctttttgcatgcccagggaaatgccagtcaccactttgggatcaggaactgaatttcttccaggccaggctagccAGGGAATCtaggggggaggcatcatctgggcaaggaattggagtcactgtgggtgggcaggtagttgtgaattttctgcatcctGTAGGGCTAGactaccctggaggtcccttcccactctatgattctgattcagaTTATGATTATGATTCAGTCATCAATCTGAATTAGGCAAATATTTTGCAATAGTCTACATTAGTACTGCAGTTGTTAAAATATCAGTTGATGCTGAAAGTGTTAAATTATgcctctggcatctccagggCTGATAGCATGCTTGTGTATCCTGTTTTCTTGTTTGGCCTGTAGTGTGCACTTATGATTGCAAAAAGGGTTGTGATGCAACTCTTGGCGGCAGTTAATGTATCAGAAATCTGCCAGTTTTCCTTTGATCATCCTGGAGCAATGGTAACAAAGCACTCTGTCTTAGTGTACTCACAGAGTGttaaaatgtgtgttctgactCTAGCATACTGCCAGAAACTAGAACACAGCTGGCTTGGTGCCTGACACCTCTCATTATAGGCAGGGCCCCTACACTAATGGGAAATGGATGTCCTGATCAAGATAGCCTCatctcatgagatcttggaagctaagcagaattggctCTGATTGGGCAGGAGACTGCTAGGGAGTATCAGGGCTGTAACtctgaggcaggaaatggcaaaccacctaagaaaatctcttggcttgaaaaccctatgaggtcattataagttggttgtgacttgacagcaaaacaacaacaagtgAAATGTATAGCAGGTTGAAAATTTTCCTACTATGAAGCCGTATAAGACTTCTGTCTGGATTCTGGGTTCTTGTGCAGATACTGACTCAAGCTCTGAATTTATCAACTGAATTTATCAACTACAACTACAGCTACCCAGTTTTCACTGATTTTCACTTCCTTTATATACAGCCCtcacagggtcatcataagtcagctgtgagatGTTTACAAATTTAGCAAGACAAATTTAACCAGACTCCTGTCCCCCCGAAACATGCCtccaaaatacaaaataaaaatgtaaaataccTTAGAATAAAACAATTGTTCTCTTACTGTGCTAATAATAGCTTACATTTGTATAGGGTGTTTGACGGAGATAGTTGTGATCAGGAACCACTATCCTAATGACCCTCTAAAAGTCAAGTTCCTGCTGAAACATGCGTTATCTTTATGCAGCTGTTTTCCTCCTCTTTTGGTTTTCTTCCTTCACAAAGGATCTGAAAAGAAGTAAATGGGTACATTTCACCACTGTGAAACCATACAGCTGTGAAGTTCTGGCTAACAATGTGCAGCCCCCTGGTGGGTTTGTGGATGCTGCTCTGGCCTGTGGAGGTTGTATGGGCAGTGGGCTGGCCCCCGGTGGCTTGCCAGCA
It contains:
- the CLN8 gene encoding protein CLN8, giving the protein MVQEGDVASRSVFAWDYVLWEVRLKLVVAGFFIYLGVFFLSHYLSSWMSISYRALPAKEKVFWNLAATRGVFGIQSCVAGLWALLLDPVFQVDKVHSQQEWSWFNCLIASGFFLLENVAVHVSNAAFRTFDLFLVVHHLLAFFGFSGLVINTKSGHYIPLMGMLLEMSTPFTCISWILLKVDWANTFFWKANQWVMIHMFHCRMILTYHMWWVCISNWSAMQENLGRLHFAVVFTGLAAVTFVLNPYWTYKKTKQLVCPVDWNFTNRTMKNGSSKKLNGKPLHTKEL